The DNA sequence cttttgtttctttttccctttcttcttttttcctttcctttattCTGCTCCTTGTTCTTTTTCTATTCTTCCTTATATTCTtcattcctttcctttttcttaTTCCTCTCTTTTTACTAATCTCATTTTTACTTCAACTGTTGTcccttttcttcattttcttatttattctacttcttcttcttctacttcttcttcttcttcttcttcttcttcttcttcttcttcttattcttcttattcttattcttcttcttcttcttccttttctttttcttcttcttcgtcctcCTTTGTctgttttctttcgttttcctcatctgttttctttattcttctggcttttgttttttcctcttcttgtTACTTCTTTTGGTACTTttactttatctttttcttcttcatcttcctATTATTCTTCATCACTTCATTTTCCTCCTATTATTTTCCCCTtgtttctacttcttcttttttcctgtttctgttctttttcttttcctcttcgtcttcttcttcttcttcctcttcctcttctacttgtttttcttttccttcttcctccACCCTGtcgtatttttcttcttcttcctgtaCCCCGCATCAACCGGACCAGGACCCATTTCGTCATCGCTGGTCAACCGGTACGGTTGCCGGGCGGTCACGATTGCCGGTGCACTGCTCGCTAGTGCCTCGCTCGCGGTCAGCATGTACGCGACCAGCGTGTTTATGCTGTTCATCACGATCGGCGTCGGCACCGGGCTCGGGCTAGGACTGATCTACCTGCCCGCGATCGTGAGCGTCACGATGTACTTCGAAAGACTGAGATCCCTGGCGACCGGCATCGCGGTGTGCGGTTCCGGCCTGGGGACGTCGATCTTCGCCCCGCTGACCGAGGCGCTGATCAAGAAATTCCAATGGCAGGGCGCACTGCTGGCGATCGCCGGCATCGTGCTGATCTGCGTCCTGTTCGGGCTGATGTTCCGGCCGCTGGTGCACGAACCGGCCAGCCCCGGAAAGGAGCTCCAGGAGCTTCCGCAACATTCCAGCACCGGTAAGTACGCGCGCGGCAGGTGCTAGCAGCTGAACTAGCTTTAAACCACGCAATGTTTGCCCGACAGATCCAAGCACCGCCATGAAGCCGACCACGGGCAACGCTAACGAGAGCAGCCTGAAACGCTCCAACAGCCACAGTCATGTCGATGCACCGAAAATAGATCTCAATGCGGTACGTAAACTTCCGTTTCGCTGGGCTAGTGCAGCATCACGCCCGCTGCTCTGTCTTAATCTGCTCCCATGCACCACCATTCCGAACTCCCATTGCAGAACGGACACTCGGCAAGTGGCCACAACCTGGACAAGCACACGCGCACCACCCCGGGCGAGGATGCGAAACGGCTCGGTCTCAGCCAGCCCCTCCTCACGGCACCGGACAGTGTTCAGCCAGTGCCGCTGAAGCGCACCGAGAGCGGCACCATGTACCGCAAGGACGCACTCTACACCGGCTCCGTGCACAACATCGCCTCTCGCCACGCCTCCCAAGCGAACCTGTCCATCTACGAGAAGGGCAGCTACGGATCGGTCCAGGGCAACGGGCTGCACCGGCCGCCGGCCGAACCGGACGCCCCGGAGCGCTGCCTCGGGTGCATACCGTGCTCGCGCGAAACCTGCGACACCTTCCACGAGATGATGAACTTCTCCATCCTGAAAGATCCGATCTTCATCATCTTTACCGTGTCGAACTTCCTGACCAGCGTCGGGTTTAACGTGCCGTACGTGTACCTGGCCGCCCAGGCCCAGGTGCTCGGCATCGGGTCGAAGGACGCGAGCTATCTGCTCGGCATCATCGGCATCGCCAACACGATCGGGCGCATCGTGCTCGGCTACCTGTCCGACAAGCCGTGGGTGAACCGGCTGGCCGTGTACAACTGCTCGCTGGCGGTGTGCGGCATTGCGACCGCCCTGTCGGTGCTGTGCGTGGACTTTTACTGGCTCGGCGTGTACTCGGCGGTGTACGGCTTCACGATCGGTGCGTACGTTGGGCTGACGTCCGTCATTCTGGTCGACCTGCTCGGGCTGGAGAAGCTGACGAACGCgttcgggctgctgctgctcttccaGGGCATTGCCTCGTTCGTGGGGCCACCGATCGCGGGTAAGCAATGGGGCGGGAGATTCTTCCTTTGAAACAAACCGAAGTGCTCATCGCAATGTGCTCATTCGCAGGCTGGCTGTACGACTACACACTCTCCTACGGTCCCGGATTCATCATGGCCGGCACGACGATCGCCATCAGTGGTGCGATGCTGTTCGCCATCCCGTCCCTGCAGCGATATCTGGCCCGGCGACGATCCGCCGCCGGTGCCACGGTGGCCATTCCGTTAGAGTAGACGCACCGCGAGCCCTGTTACGGTGTCCTGCCCGATTTTGCTCATAGCCTCCGGCAGGGCACGGCGGATGGAagtagtttgtttttcttaccTCATTTACTACCGCGTGCCGAATAGAGCTTAAGGTCGCGAGTCGTAGCAGCTTAAGCTAGAGACGCTCAAGAGCGAAGCGCGTGCGGGAGGCAACACAGCCATTATCGCGCAGTTTTGATTACTATTTGTAAGAACAgtttttgtttccgtttttttttcgtcttttgTCTTGGCTTTTGTTCGAAATAAATTTACTTTCTACTATCAAATATGTGTGTTGGTATTCATTTGAAACTGTGTCGTTAGTTTAAAATCGTAATCAAGAGATAAATACTCTACGTAACGTATCTAGGTCACAGCGCCTAAAACGTATGCAATGTTTCGTCATCGACCGAAAGCGTGAAGGGAAAACAAAGTACAAAATCACTTAGCTTTCGGATGCCCTCTGGTGACAAATTTGTTGCAACAATGAA is a window from the Anopheles merus strain MAF chromosome X, AmerM5.1, whole genome shotgun sequence genome containing:
- the LOC121589733 gene encoding monocarboxylate transporter 12-B, with the translated sequence MTHGPPASRKRQQQQIDSDIEQSVTEVDPNGLPTPPDGGWGWMVVLASFSIHIITDGLTYSFGIFYSEFLTYFNEGKGYTAWIASILVGVTLCSGPISSSLVNRYGCRAVTIAGALLASASLAVSMYATSVFMLFITIGVGTGLGLGLIYLPAIVSVTMYFERLRSLATGIAVCGSGLGTSIFAPLTEALIKKFQWQGALLAIAGIVLICVLFGLMFRPLVHEPASPGKELQELPQHSSTDPSTAMKPTTGNANESSLKRSNSHSHVDAPKIDLNANGHSASGHNLDKHTRTTPGEDAKRLGLSQPLLTAPDSVQPVPLKRTESGTMYRKDALYTGSVHNIASRHASQANLSIYEKGSYGSVQGNGLHRPPAEPDAPERCLGCIPCSRETCDTFHEMMNFSILKDPIFIIFTVSNFLTSVGFNVPYVYLAAQAQVLGIGSKDASYLLGIIGIANTIGRIVLGYLSDKPWVNRLAVYNCSLAVCGIATALSVLCVDFYWLGVYSAVYGFTIGAYVGLTSVILVDLLGLEKLTNAFGLLLLFQGIASFVGPPIAGWLYDYTLSYGPGFIMAGTTIAISGAMLFAIPSLQRYLARRRSAAGATVAIPLE